Proteins encoded by one window of Actinocorallia herbida:
- the solA gene encoding N-methyl-L-tryptophan oxidase — protein sequence MSERVEGFASDGYDAIVVGAGVHGSSAAWRLAARGARVLHLEQFEAGHARGSSHGPTRMIRRAYPSDVWDGLVDRAYAAWDLLEAESGRELVTRTGGLYARPVGEEAAGLRGPDCEPVDFKRAAEIFPGLSLGPEFGAVFDPNAGVIDAAGSLTALADLARAHGVERHDGTPVLSFASDATGVTVRTPKGSAKAAHLVICAGPWTAGLLPEFTDVLRVIRIVNIHVASANEPLLAPPSLGSFSVDVPGIGLMYGIPAFDGKAVKVGLDLGPDDDPAASPAPVTAEERETLHALVRRFLPAADGPITEDLACRYTMAPRNRFAIGPLPTRPHVLVAAACSGHAFKFGPAIGEALADLVQGAPRPDLAFLQPSHMLRPV from the coding sequence ATGTCCGAGCGAGTTGAGGGGTTCGCCTCCGACGGGTACGACGCGATCGTTGTCGGGGCCGGGGTGCACGGGTCGTCCGCGGCATGGCGGCTCGCCGCGCGCGGGGCCCGGGTGCTGCACCTCGAGCAGTTCGAGGCCGGGCACGCGCGGGGCTCGTCGCACGGGCCGACCCGGATGATCCGGCGGGCCTACCCGTCCGACGTGTGGGACGGGCTCGTCGACCGGGCCTACGCGGCGTGGGACCTCCTCGAAGCCGAGTCCGGCCGCGAACTCGTCACCCGGACGGGCGGGCTCTACGCCCGCCCGGTGGGGGAGGAGGCCGCGGGGCTGCGGGGGCCCGACTGCGAACCCGTCGACTTCAAGCGCGCGGCCGAGATCTTCCCCGGCCTTTCGCTGGGCCCGGAATTCGGTGCCGTGTTCGACCCGAACGCGGGCGTCATCGACGCGGCCGGCTCGCTGACGGCCCTCGCCGACCTGGCCCGCGCCCACGGCGTCGAGCGCCACGACGGAACCCCGGTCCTGTCGTTCGCCTCCGACGCGACCGGCGTCACCGTGCGGACCCCCAAGGGCTCCGCGAAGGCCGCCCACCTCGTGATCTGCGCGGGCCCCTGGACCGCCGGCCTCCTCCCCGAGTTCACCGACGTCCTCCGCGTGATCCGCATCGTCAACATCCACGTCGCCTCGGCGAACGAGCCCCTGCTCGCACCCCCGTCGCTGGGCAGCTTCTCCGTCGACGTCCCCGGCATCGGCCTCATGTACGGCATCCCCGCCTTCGACGGCAAGGCCGTCAAGGTCGGCCTGGACCTGGGCCCCGACGACGACCCGGCGGCCTCGCCCGCCCCCGTCACGGCCGAGGAACGCGAGACCCTCCACGCCTTGGTCCGCCGCTTCCTCCCCGCCGCCGACGGCCCCATCACCGAAGACCTCGCCTGCCGCTACACCATGGCCCCCCGCAACCGCTTCGCCATCGGCCCCCTCCCCACCCGCCCCCACGTCCTCGTCGCCGCCGCCTGCTCCGGCCACGCCTTCAAATTCGGTCCCGCCATCGGCGAAGCCCTGGCCGACCTCGTCCAAGGCGCCCCCCGCCCCGACCTCGCCTTCCTCCAGCCCTCCCACATGCTGCGGCCGGTGTAG
- a CDS encoding N-acyl homoserine lactonase family protein: MAGTSVTRVIPLTLGWEELPRWCSVHEGGDEVLREPVPAVLVEHTGGLLLLDTGFNTALLRDPALRARFYAAPFYKPHLPPGEGEPLLDALAAHGFAPEDVTEVAISHLHCDHAGGLKHFAGRVPVHIQRRELEYGLSGDPSVEKNVVYRIDFDDPRHDWRLLDGDAELLPGVTALDTAGHTPGHQSFAVETAGGGGFVFAFDAADLTAVIEEELPIGFGVGVAPVETVAPVRRLKAHAAARGLRLVPGHDPVAWPALTAELTHTEPPTR; encoded by the coding sequence ATGGCGGGGACCTCCGTCACGCGGGTCATCCCGCTGACGCTGGGCTGGGAGGAACTGCCCCGCTGGTGCTCGGTGCACGAGGGCGGCGACGAGGTGCTGCGCGAGCCTGTGCCGGCGGTCCTGGTCGAGCACACCGGGGGGCTCCTGCTGCTCGACACCGGCTTCAACACCGCGCTGCTGCGCGACCCCGCCCTGCGCGCGCGCTTCTACGCCGCGCCCTTCTACAAGCCGCACCTGCCGCCGGGCGAGGGCGAGCCCCTGCTGGACGCGCTCGCCGCGCACGGGTTCGCGCCGGAGGACGTCACCGAGGTCGCGATCAGCCATCTGCACTGCGACCACGCGGGAGGGCTGAAGCACTTCGCCGGGCGCGTCCCGGTCCACATCCAGCGGCGCGAGCTGGAGTACGGCCTGTCGGGCGACCCGTCGGTCGAGAAGAACGTCGTCTACCGGATCGACTTCGACGACCCGCGGCACGACTGGCGGCTCCTGGACGGCGACGCCGAGCTCCTCCCCGGCGTCACGGCCCTCGACACCGCCGGGCACACGCCCGGCCACCAGAGCTTCGCGGTCGAGACCGCCGGGGGCGGCGGATTCGTCTTCGCCTTCGACGCGGCCGACCTCACCGCGGTCATCGAGGAAGAGCTGCCGATCGGCTTCGGCGTCGGGGTCGCGCCCGTCGAGACCGTCGCGCCGGTCCGCCGCCTCAAGGCCCACGCCGCGGCCCGCGGCCTGCGGCTGGTGCCGGGTCACGACCCGGTGGCCTGGCCCGCGCTCACCGCCGAACTCACCCACACCGAACCTCCCACCCGCTAG
- a CDS encoding GntR family transcriptional regulator yields the protein MDSDATSLGRSALVDETAAAIRARIMSGEIPIGAQLRQAELAAQLGISRTPIREALRQLQAGGLIEVLPRRGAVVRVPSPWEVREAYEVRAELEGLAAERAVRRVTRTLLDELRATNEVLRANDRPAEPPRPGEPMSPTTVANDRFHTLIHEIAGNDRLTRTIREINEAFPRNVSANVLQDDHRHQADNLHEHERIVAALESEDPKLARREMRDHVLAAGEQLARWYERRTATVFRG from the coding sequence GTGGACTCCGACGCGACCTCCCTGGGCCGCAGCGCCCTGGTGGACGAGACCGCCGCCGCGATCCGCGCCCGCATCATGTCGGGCGAGATCCCCATCGGCGCGCAGCTCCGCCAGGCCGAACTCGCGGCACAGCTCGGCATCAGCCGCACCCCCATCCGCGAGGCGCTCCGCCAGCTCCAGGCCGGCGGGCTCATCGAGGTGCTGCCCCGGCGCGGCGCGGTCGTGCGCGTCCCGTCCCCCTGGGAGGTGCGCGAGGCCTACGAGGTGCGCGCCGAACTCGAGGGCCTGGCCGCCGAGCGGGCCGTCCGCCGCGTCACCCGCACCCTGCTCGACGAGCTGCGCGCCACCAACGAGGTGCTGCGCGCCAACGACCGCCCGGCCGAGCCGCCGCGCCCCGGCGAGCCGATGTCGCCGACCACGGTCGCCAACGACCGCTTCCACACCCTGATCCACGAGATCGCGGGCAACGACCGCCTCACCCGCACCATCCGCGAGATCAACGAGGCCTTCCCCCGCAACGTCTCCGCCAACGTCCTCCAGGACGACCACCGCCACCAGGCCGACAACCTCCACGAACACGAGCGCATCGTCGCCGCCCTCGAATCCGAGGACCCCAAACTGGCCCGCCGCGAAATGCGCGACCACGTCCTCGCCGCCGGCGAGCAACTGGCCCGCTGGTACGAACGCCGCACCGCCACGGTCTTCCGCGGCTGA
- a CDS encoding aldehyde dehydrogenase family protein codes for MSTTAATGGQGALREEEPFLIDGVWIAPGDRAMIDVVDPASGAVLTRVAQATAADVDAAVAAAARAHADARWRGLPPLERTRVLSRIADLIEAHAEELAVLETRDNGKPIERSRADVASSARTFRHFAGAPGRLTGSVIPIEGPHHAYTVREPVGVAALVLPWNFPIMTGCFKIAPALAAGCTVVVKPAEQTPLTILRVAALAAEAGLPDGVLNVLTGDGATGAALVAHPGVAKVSFTGSTEVGKAVMAAAAPRVARLTLELGGKSANIVFEDADLHAAVLTAMRASFGHSGQMCTAGSRLLVQESILTETQERLIAAVAKVPLGGGLDGGVTVGPLVSEEQRQRVLSYIEIGRAEGAVLAAGGGVPDRPGYFVEPTLFTGMRNDMRIAREEIFGPVVGVIPFKDEADAVAIANDSDFGLAAGVWTRDLSRAHRMAAALHVGTVWVNTYNVFDPALPFGGVRDSGLGRDLGDEALHAFCEPKSVVVAL; via the coding sequence ATGAGTACGACCGCGGCAACCGGCGGACAGGGCGCGCTGCGCGAGGAGGAGCCGTTCCTCATCGACGGCGTCTGGATCGCCCCCGGCGACCGCGCGATGATCGACGTCGTCGACCCCGCGTCCGGCGCCGTGCTGACCCGGGTCGCCCAGGCGACCGCCGCCGACGTCGACGCCGCCGTGGCCGCCGCGGCCCGCGCCCACGCCGACGCGCGCTGGCGCGGCCTGCCGCCGCTGGAGCGCACCCGCGTCCTTTCCCGGATCGCCGACCTCATCGAGGCGCACGCCGAGGAACTCGCCGTCCTGGAGACGCGCGACAACGGCAAGCCCATCGAGCGATCCCGCGCCGACGTGGCGAGCAGCGCCAGGACCTTCCGCCACTTCGCCGGCGCCCCCGGCCGCCTCACCGGCTCGGTCATCCCGATCGAGGGGCCTCATCACGCCTACACGGTGCGCGAGCCCGTCGGCGTGGCCGCCCTGGTGCTGCCGTGGAACTTCCCGATCATGACCGGTTGCTTCAAGATCGCCCCGGCGCTCGCCGCGGGCTGCACCGTGGTCGTCAAGCCCGCCGAGCAGACCCCGCTGACGATCCTGCGCGTCGCCGCGCTCGCCGCCGAGGCGGGCCTGCCGGACGGGGTGCTCAACGTGCTCACCGGCGACGGCGCGACCGGCGCGGCGCTCGTCGCGCATCCGGGCGTCGCCAAGGTGTCCTTCACCGGGTCCACCGAGGTGGGCAAGGCGGTCATGGCCGCCGCGGCCCCGCGCGTCGCCCGGCTCACCCTGGAGCTCGGCGGCAAGAGCGCCAACATCGTGTTCGAGGACGCCGACCTCCACGCGGCGGTGCTCACCGCGATGCGCGCGTCTTTCGGGCATTCCGGGCAGATGTGCACGGCGGGGAGCCGCCTGCTCGTCCAGGAGTCGATCCTGACGGAGACCCAGGAGCGGCTCATCGCCGCGGTCGCGAAGGTGCCTCTCGGCGGTGGGCTGGACGGCGGCGTGACCGTCGGACCGCTGGTGTCGGAGGAGCAGCGGCAGCGGGTGCTGTCCTACATCGAGATCGGGCGGGCCGAAGGCGCCGTGCTCGCGGCGGGCGGCGGCGTGCCCGACCGGCCCGGCTACTTCGTGGAGCCGACGCTCTTCACCGGGATGCGGAACGACATGCGGATCGCCCGGGAGGAGATCTTCGGGCCCGTCGTCGGCGTGATCCCGTTCAAGGACGAGGCCGACGCCGTCGCGATCGCCAACGACTCGGACTTCGGTCTCGCCGCCGGTGTCTGGACCCGGGACCTCTCCCGCGCCCACCGGATGGCCGCCGCCCTGCACGTCGGGACCGTCTGGGTGAACACCTACAACGTGTTCGACCCGGCCCTGCCGTTCGGCGGCGTCCGCGACTCCGGGCTCGGCCGCGACCTCGGCGACGAGGCGCTGCACGCGTTCTGTGAGCCCAAGAGCGTCGTGGTGGCCCTGTGA
- a CDS encoding phosphotriesterase family protein — translation MPIHTVLGPIEPDELGPTSMHEHLLSDLRIWSRPSAEEPPSGVPIGPELLGYLRWNALSVPENLVLHDPDTAVAELRDARAAGASAVVELTLEGMGRRLAELPEISRRSGVHLCVGGGFYVDQVHPGRVRAADVDGVAEMLLAELRDGIGGTGIRPALLGEIGTSWPVTDGEWKVLRAAGRAGAESGAAVYVHLSFRGKPALPVFEALVAEGMDPSRIIIGHLDEYFDPGYHREVARTGAVLAYDTFGSDFLYGGPEQRNPTDAERIAMVEWLLEEGYAGQLIIGADVWTQANLKRNGGYGYDHLFRRIAPAITRVAGGDASVVERILVTNPRRLLNRP, via the coding sequence ATGCCGATCCATACCGTGCTGGGACCCATCGAGCCTGACGAGCTGGGCCCGACGTCCATGCACGAGCACCTGCTCAGCGACCTGCGGATCTGGAGCCGGCCGAGTGCCGAAGAACCCCCTTCCGGCGTGCCCATCGGCCCGGAACTCCTCGGCTACCTGCGCTGGAACGCGCTCTCGGTGCCGGAGAACCTCGTCCTGCACGACCCGGACACGGCCGTCGCAGAACTGCGGGACGCGCGGGCGGCGGGGGCGTCGGCGGTGGTGGAGCTCACCCTGGAGGGAATGGGCCGCAGGCTCGCCGAGCTGCCGGAGATCTCGCGCCGGAGCGGCGTCCACCTCTGTGTGGGCGGTGGTTTCTACGTCGACCAGGTCCACCCCGGCCGGGTGCGCGCCGCCGACGTCGACGGGGTCGCCGAGATGCTGCTCGCCGAGCTGCGCGACGGGATCGGCGGCACCGGCATCCGTCCCGCGCTGCTCGGCGAGATCGGCACGAGCTGGCCCGTCACGGACGGCGAGTGGAAGGTGCTGCGCGCGGCGGGACGGGCGGGCGCGGAGAGCGGGGCCGCCGTCTACGTGCATCTGTCGTTCCGCGGGAAGCCCGCGCTCCCCGTGTTCGAGGCGCTGGTCGCCGAGGGCATGGACCCGTCGCGGATCATCATCGGCCACCTCGACGAGTACTTCGACCCCGGCTACCACCGCGAGGTCGCGCGGACCGGGGCGGTGCTCGCCTACGACACCTTCGGGTCGGACTTCCTCTACGGCGGCCCCGAGCAGCGCAACCCGACCGACGCCGAGCGGATCGCGATGGTCGAGTGGCTGCTGGAGGAGGGGTACGCGGGGCAGCTCATCATCGGCGCCGACGTCTGGACGCAGGCCAACCTCAAGCGCAACGGCGGGTACGGCTACGACCACCTGTTCCGGCGGATCGCCCCGGCGATCACCCGGGTCGCCGGTGGGGACGCCTCGGTCGTCGAGCGGATCCTTGTGACGAATCCCCGCCGGTTGCTGAACCGACCTTGA
- a CDS encoding IS200/IS605 family element transposase accessory protein TnpB, with product MPLRSMAAPFLVAEACGVSVRTRLKDLTAADEEVLRRVGAHLGSLASQDLKARCGDGLGHSAQRWAERKRELTGGSSSRWAGAITKASHDQWALARRSQTAHITTLDTAITTISHRLALPVGQKGARGVPGGYRSAMEWFGKSRRLRVLKQRRQQVAADRAGGRVRVVRGGKSLARGRHQLEAARMSEKQWRERWEAARWFLSADGETGKRYGNETLRVTPDGQVSIKLPTPLAGLANAPHGRYTLAARACFAHRGREWADRVEADRAVAYRIHLDPARGRWYVDASWQRTPVQTIPLEAALAAGVVGVDTNADHLAAWHLDTHGNPIGRPRRFFYDLSGSASHRDAQLRHALTRLLHWARRLGVAAIAIEDLDFGDVKSRERHGGRRLRRVVHGIPTGRLKARLVSMAAEQGIALVAVDAAYTSRWGARYWQQATSTRKTKTSRHEAASLVIGRRAQGHGARRRTAPPPHHRSDDAGHRTAQARHHDPGREEPRPARTGGRTRSAAPPGA from the coding sequence ATGCCGCTGCGGTCGATGGCCGCGCCGTTTCTGGTTGCGGAGGCCTGCGGGGTGTCGGTGCGGACCCGCCTGAAAGACCTCACCGCGGCCGACGAGGAGGTGTTGCGCCGGGTCGGCGCACATCTGGGATCGCTGGCGTCCCAGGACCTCAAGGCGCGCTGCGGTGACGGGCTTGGCCACAGCGCACAGCGGTGGGCGGAGCGCAAGCGGGAGTTGACCGGGGGATCGTCATCGAGGTGGGCGGGCGCGATCACCAAGGCCTCCCACGATCAGTGGGCGCTGGCCCGCCGCTCCCAGACCGCCCACATCACGACCCTCGACACCGCCATCACCACGATCAGCCACCGTCTCGCCCTGCCGGTCGGGCAGAAAGGCGCTCGGGGTGTGCCGGGCGGGTACCGGTCGGCTATGGAGTGGTTCGGGAAGTCCCGTCGCCTGAGGGTGCTGAAGCAGCGCCGGCAGCAGGTCGCAGCGGACCGGGCCGGGGGCAGGGTGCGCGTCGTGCGGGGCGGAAAGAGCCTTGCTCGTGGCCGGCATCAACTGGAGGCCGCCAGGATGAGTGAGAAGCAGTGGCGGGAGCGGTGGGAGGCGGCCCGCTGGTTCCTGTCCGCCGACGGTGAGACCGGCAAGCGGTACGGCAACGAGACCCTGCGCGTCACTCCCGATGGGCAGGTGTCGATCAAACTGCCCACCCCCCTGGCCGGTCTCGCCAACGCCCCCCACGGCCGGTACACGCTGGCCGCCCGCGCCTGCTTCGCCCATCGGGGCCGGGAGTGGGCGGACCGGGTCGAGGCGGACCGGGCGGTGGCCTACCGCATCCACCTGGACCCCGCACGGGGCCGCTGGTACGTGGACGCATCCTGGCAGCGGACGCCCGTGCAGACGATCCCGCTGGAGGCCGCTCTGGCTGCTGGTGTGGTCGGGGTCGACACCAATGCCGACCACCTCGCCGCCTGGCACCTCGACACGCACGGCAACCCGATCGGCAGGCCCCGCCGGTTCTTCTACGACCTGTCGGGCAGCGCCTCTCATCGGGACGCGCAGCTCCGCCACGCCCTCACCCGGCTCCTGCACTGGGCGCGCCGTCTCGGTGTCGCGGCGATCGCCATCGAGGATCTCGACTTCGGTGACGTCAAGTCCCGCGAGAGGCACGGCGGGCGGCGTCTGCGCCGGGTCGTTCACGGGATCCCGACGGGCCGGCTGAAGGCCCGGCTGGTGTCGATGGCCGCTGAGCAGGGGATCGCGTTGGTGGCGGTGGATGCGGCTTACACCAGCCGGTGGGGAGCGCGGTATTGGCAGCAGGCCACCAGCACACGCAAGACCAAGACCAGCCGTCATGAGGCCGCGAGCCTCGTGATCGGACGGCGCGCCCAGGGCCATGGCGCCCGGCGTCGGACGGCACCGCCCCCGCATCACCGGAGTGATGATGCGGGGCATCGGACCGCCCAGGCCCGGCACCACGACCCCGGACGTGAGGAACCCCGCCCGGCCCGGACCGGAGGGCGGACACGATCCGCCGCTCCACCGGGCGCGTGA
- a CDS encoding creatininase family protein, which yields MRTVVGMRTPEVSVELAAELGGTGEPVAWERLTAPEAADVVERTDAVLIPVGATEQHGRHMALCVDTQIVHHVALGVSALTGVPVVPPLHYGVSGSHGDLPGTIALRPETMIMMLEDVVGSLYARGFRQFILLNGHTWNGGALDVTAEKLRTRYDDARVRYLAYVTAYPGPEVDGKVTYGRALMHANYFETSLMMHIDPGAVHLERAVSLEDRDSFWDYRTDQVSKSGVWGRDVHEATAPHGADEARRCIETTARVVAQGVAEAWPVPR from the coding sequence ATGCGGACTGTGGTGGGCATGCGGACCCCGGAGGTCTCCGTGGAACTCGCCGCCGAACTCGGCGGCACCGGCGAACCCGTCGCCTGGGAGCGGCTGACGGCGCCGGAGGCGGCCGACGTCGTCGAGCGCACCGACGCGGTGCTCATCCCGGTCGGCGCGACCGAGCAGCACGGGCGGCACATGGCCCTGTGCGTGGACACCCAGATCGTGCACCACGTGGCCCTGGGCGTCTCCGCGCTGACCGGGGTGCCCGTCGTGCCGCCGCTGCACTACGGCGTCTCCGGCTCGCACGGCGACCTGCCCGGCACCATCGCGCTCCGCCCGGAGACGATGATCATGATGCTGGAGGACGTCGTCGGTTCGCTGTACGCGCGCGGCTTCCGCCAGTTCATCCTGCTCAACGGGCACACCTGGAACGGCGGCGCGCTCGACGTCACCGCCGAGAAGCTGCGCACCCGCTACGACGACGCCCGCGTGCGCTACCTGGCCTACGTGACCGCCTACCCGGGCCCCGAGGTGGACGGCAAGGTGACCTACGGGCGCGCGCTCATGCACGCCAACTACTTCGAGACCTCGCTGATGATGCACATCGACCCCGGGGCCGTGCACCTGGAGCGCGCGGTCTCGCTGGAGGACCGGGACTCCTTCTGGGACTACCGCACCGACCAGGTGTCGAAGTCGGGCGTGTGGGGCCGCGACGTGCACGAGGCGACCGCCCCGCACGGCGCCGACGAGGCGCGCCGCTGCATCGAGACGACGGCCCGGGTCGTCGCCCAGGGCGTGGCCGAGGCATGGCCGGTCCCGCGCTGA
- a CDS encoding amidohydrolase family protein, giving the protein MIIDAYNTAQNERGRSDYLTGVRPGEDPPPHTPFDPRRILDRMDAAGVDMAMVCSLAQRIENDFLIDLVQRHPDRLFGFGQVMPQDDDALAEVERIAEAGMLGLKLHPTLHGYFFSDHGLLDPVYRICREAGIAVLVNALDDPFCSPFMIEEIAKGFPEVPTIIAHMGAVWNVPDAILVAERNPNVYLETSATLLSDVRRAYARLGPEKIVMGTEWPGHDFDLERMKIGKAITDDADRALVEGGNIARILGISVPA; this is encoded by the coding sequence ATGATCATCGACGCCTACAACACCGCCCAGAACGAACGGGGCCGCTCGGACTACCTCACCGGGGTGCGTCCCGGCGAGGACCCGCCGCCGCACACGCCGTTCGACCCGCGCCGCATCCTCGACCGGATGGACGCGGCGGGCGTCGACATGGCGATGGTCTGCTCTCTGGCCCAGCGGATCGAGAACGACTTCCTCATCGACCTCGTCCAGCGCCACCCCGACCGGCTGTTCGGCTTCGGCCAGGTGATGCCGCAGGACGACGACGCGCTCGCGGAGGTCGAGCGGATCGCCGAGGCCGGGATGCTCGGCCTGAAACTGCACCCGACCCTGCACGGCTACTTCTTCTCCGACCACGGCCTGCTCGACCCGGTCTACCGGATCTGCCGCGAGGCCGGGATCGCCGTCCTGGTGAACGCGCTGGACGACCCGTTCTGCTCCCCGTTCATGATCGAGGAGATCGCCAAGGGCTTCCCCGAGGTCCCCACGATCATCGCCCACATGGGCGCCGTCTGGAACGTCCCCGACGCCATCCTCGTCGCCGAGCGCAACCCCAACGTCTACCTGGAGACATCCGCGACCCTGCTATCGGATGTCCGCCGCGCCTACGCCCGCCTGGGCCCGGAGAAGATCGTCATGGGCACCGAGTGGCCCGGCCACGACTTCGACCTGGAACGCATGAAGATCGGCAAGGCCATCACCGACGACGCCGACCGAGCCCTGGTCGAGGGCGGCAACATCGCCCGCATCCTCGGCATCTCCGTCCCGGCGTAG
- a CDS encoding cysteine hydrolase family protein: MDVIGNAVLIVVDIQGGDVPHEESRSEIAYMGGRESRTARVERLIDDCRAAAVPVVFIQEVHKPSLVDIGRELDGAEGPHCVEGWPETELAPHIRPRPEEFLIRKRRYSAFFGTELEIVLKAYKADTVLLIGGLTDVCVHYTAVDAHQHDYHVKVLTDCVGGSSREAHDAALNAIAYLQRDALVTAADVTAWLDARRGA; encoded by the coding sequence GTGGACGTCATCGGCAACGCGGTGCTGATCGTGGTGGACATCCAGGGCGGAGACGTGCCGCACGAGGAGTCCCGGTCGGAGATCGCCTACATGGGCGGCAGGGAGAGCAGGACCGCACGGGTCGAGCGGCTCATCGACGACTGCCGGGCCGCGGCCGTGCCCGTCGTCTTCATCCAGGAGGTGCACAAGCCGTCCCTGGTCGACATCGGCCGCGAACTCGACGGCGCCGAGGGACCGCACTGCGTCGAGGGCTGGCCGGAGACCGAGCTCGCCCCGCACATCAGGCCGCGCCCGGAGGAGTTCCTCATCCGCAAGCGCCGCTACTCGGCGTTCTTCGGCACCGAGCTGGAGATCGTGCTCAAGGCGTACAAGGCCGACACCGTCCTGCTCATCGGCGGCCTCACCGACGTGTGCGTGCACTACACGGCCGTCGACGCCCACCAGCACGACTACCACGTCAAGGTCCTCACCGACTGCGTCGGCGGCTCCTCTCGGGAGGCGCACGACGCCGCCCTGAACGCGATCGCCTACCTCCAGCGCGACGCCCTGGTCACCGCCGCCGACGTGACCGCCTGGCTGGACGCCCGCCGCGGCGCCTGA
- a CDS encoding aminotransferase class V-fold PLP-dependent enzyme, whose product MTASPGAVAGGIDDALSAAARSSTPGAAHARHLNAAGASLPSTAVLDAVIGHLRLEAKIGGYEAAEAARPNTESAYALVAALLGGRTEDVALTESATVSWQRAVDALRLGPGDRVVATASTYVSSALNLFELRRRHGVVIDVVGTDETGAVDLAGLRAALRAPAALVTAAHVPTSSGLVEPVAEIGAIAREAGVPFLLDATQSVGQLPLDVAALGCTLLVGTGRKFLRAPRGTGLLWVDPSLGLRPLAPDVRGAVWMEDDSYVLAPGARRFETWEHAHALRLGLVAALAELQAAGPDRVYAHIASLGSLARTGLAEVPGVRVVDPPAAGGGIVTFVREGEPPADTVRALRGHGLHVTSVPASHGRWDLSRRGLPAVVRASVHLYNTPDDITALTAALHP is encoded by the coding sequence GTGACCGCGTCTCCCGGCGCCGTCGCGGGCGGCATCGACGACGCGCTGTCCGCCGCCGCGCGGTCCTCGACCCCAGGGGCCGCGCACGCGCGGCACCTGAACGCGGCGGGCGCGTCGCTGCCGAGCACGGCGGTGCTCGACGCCGTCATCGGGCATCTGCGGCTGGAGGCCAAGATCGGCGGCTACGAGGCGGCCGAGGCCGCCCGGCCGAACACCGAGTCGGCTTACGCGCTCGTCGCGGCGCTGCTCGGCGGCCGGACCGAGGACGTCGCCCTCACCGAGAGCGCGACGGTGTCGTGGCAGCGGGCCGTGGACGCGCTGCGGCTCGGGCCCGGCGACCGGGTCGTCGCGACCGCGTCCACCTATGTCAGCTCGGCGCTGAACCTTTTCGAGCTGCGGCGGCGGCACGGCGTGGTGATCGACGTGGTCGGCACCGACGAGACCGGCGCGGTCGACCTCGCCGGGCTGCGCGCCGCGCTGCGCGCCCCGGCCGCGCTCGTCACCGCCGCGCACGTGCCCACCTCGTCCGGGCTGGTCGAGCCCGTCGCCGAGATCGGCGCGATCGCACGCGAGGCGGGCGTCCCGTTCCTGCTGGACGCCACCCAGTCCGTCGGGCAGCTCCCGCTGGACGTCGCGGCGCTCGGCTGCACGCTGCTGGTCGGCACCGGCCGCAAGTTCCTGCGCGCCCCGCGCGGCACCGGCCTGCTCTGGGTCGACCCTTCCCTGGGTCTCCGCCCCCTCGCGCCGGACGTGCGCGGCGCGGTCTGGATGGAGGACGACTCCTATGTCCTCGCCCCCGGCGCCCGGCGCTTCGAGACCTGGGAACACGCTCACGCGCTCCGCCTAGGACTCGTCGCCGCCCTTGCGGAACTCCAGGCCGCGGGGCCCGACCGCGTGTACGCCCACATAGCCTCCCTGGGCTCGCTGGCCCGCACGGGTCTGGCGGAGGTGCCCGGCGTCCGCGTCGTGGATCCGCCCGCCGCGGGCGGCGGCATCGTCACCTTCGTCCGCGAAGGCGAACCCCCCGCCGACACCGTCCGCGCCCTGCGCGGCCACGGCCTCCACGTCACCTCGGTCCCCGCCTCCCACGGCCGCTGGGACCTCTCCCGCCGCGGCCTCCCCGCCGTGGTCCGCGCCTCCGTCCACCTGTACAACACCCCCGACGACATCACCGCCCTGACCGCCGCGCTCCACCCGTGA